The nucleotide window TCGCTGGAATTTAGCAAAGAAGTAAAATAACTGAGAAAAGTAGGGTCTCTTTACCTTTTCTTGCGCTCCACTTGTTGCACTCTCATCCTATTTCCTCGTCTCTCAAGACAACCCCCAACGAAGGAGAGGGAGGACTAGTTGTTTTTGGATGGGTGGGGGGAGAACCTTTTTCGAACTCAGTTTGTTTGACAGCGGAACATAAATCCAGCCTGAAGTGGTTGTCATAGGAGTCAACTGACCACCACTGCAGTTGTGGATCTGCACTGGCTTATTTGAGAGGTGCCCAATAGTGTAGTAATTAACCTTTTTTTTGACATATTTAGTTAAATATCTTATTGTTTTGATTAAGACAATAAGATGTTTAACTAAATATGTCAATGGCGGAAAAGGATCCATGTAGCCAACTCCAAATAGTTGGGGCTTGTGGTTTTGTTGTTGTCATCTTATTGTTTTGATTAGATTATGTAAAAGCTTGAAACTTTCCTGTATTATTCTGACGTATATGATCATCTGTACATTACAATTGATACTAAATGTCCAACTTATCCTTCATTTGGATGGATGTTTTGAGTATGCCATTCAACTGGCCTTGAAATCACTTGAGTTTAATAACTTAAGAGTTATGAAACAAAATATCATTTTCTGTAATGgctaaagaaattcatacaaaatCAGTCACCTGGATTTCAAACAATGTTCACCCTCATGTTGTTTAATCAATTGTTTTACAATTGGTATGCCTTTCTGGGTTTTTTTTGCTATCTTCTTCACAGAATAtaatcaactatatatatatatatatatatatatatatatatatatatatatatatatatatatatatatatatatatatatattgcatctgGAATGAATGAATTTTTCATGTTATTTTTAGTATATTGATTATTGTTTGTGATGTGTAGATTTGTATAATTATGTACCTCCACATGTACTCTTTGATTTGTGTTACTTCCTTTTCCCCCCCTAAATTCTTTGTATAACCTTAAATACTTTTCAGCTACATGAGGAATGGGTTCTAGATATCTAATtgtgaatctttttttttatgttacTCTATTATGCTTATTACAAGCAGGTGCTCCTATGTGCCTTGTGAATTGTCAGCTAGTTTCAGATCCTTATCATGCTTATTTGCTGTGGCAGAACAAGGATGTTACAGAAGCTATTCAGAAGGTAGCTGCTGCCTATGACTGCAAAATTGTTGAAGGAGTGCTTAGTCATCAGTTAAAGCAGTTTGTAATTGATGGGAACAAAGTCATAATCAGTGTAACAAACCCTGAAACACGTGTTGATGAATTCGAATTTGAAGAAAATGAAGTATATGCAATTGATGTTGTGACTAGTACAGGTGAAGGAAAGGTGAGACTGACTATCCGAAAGATGTCTCATGCGATGATCATCACTAAAATTCCTGCCTCTTGATAAATTGCTACTTTATTTGCACAAATCTTAGTCTCATATACTGATTTGCGGTATTTATTATGTTACTCGCAGCCAAAACTGTTGGATGAGAAGCAAACTACAATCTATAAAAGAGCTGTCGATAAAAATTACCACCTAAAAATGAAGTCTTCAAGGTTCATTTTCAGCGAAATAAGCCAAAAGTTTCCAATCATGCCATTTTCTGCAAGGTTAGTCATTTTCTATTCTTTGCCAGAGTTGAAGcagtctttcctttttctttctttggtgTGAACTGTGtgcttctttttcttctaaaCAGGGCTTTGGAAGAGAAGCGAGCTCGTCTTGGACTTGTTGAATGTGTGAACCATGACCTTTTACAGCCGTACCCTGTGTTGCATGAGAAGCCTGGTActccttttttctctctttttctacAAGACATTTGTATGTCGTTTGGTTGGCCTCATTTGTTCATTGTTCTTTCCTGTATCATGCTGTGAAACTTGACAAAGAAGTTGTTAACCTTTTTACTTACTTTACAGGAGACCTGGTTGCGCACATTAAATTTACAGTATTGTTGATGCCTAATGGGTCAGACAGGATTACCTCTCATCCACTTCAACAATTGCTGCCTTCCAAAATGATTGATGACAATGCCGAAATTAAAGCATGGATGGCCTTGGGAACAAAGACAAAGAAGAAAGGtggaggaaagaagaaaaaaggtACGAAGACATTTGTTCTTAACTTGAGCGGTGGTCTTTTCCTTCCAAATTCTAGTTTGAAATCATTCAGTGAATTGCTGTCGTGGGTGGGTGGCAAGCAATCTGAAGCTTGCGACTTGGCACCTGATTTAAAGATTTCAATTTTCTGATGATTTTTTGTTGTTGTGTATAGGCCATGCTTTGAACACGTGATTTGGCTGATATATATGATTAGGGCGATTTATTCTGTGAATGGATAGTCTTAAATCtctgtttcttttgtttttctttgctaTTGCAGGCAAGAAAGGAGACACCCAGGATGATGCAGTAGAATCTGAACCCAAGGATAGTGCATCAAATAGCACAGCGGCTTAGTGACTAAGCTAGAAAGTTTTGGTGCACCTTTATTACATTTATTAGTGGCTTCCCGAGCgtcatcctttcatgaattttatgtttatttatggaaatgaaaatgcaaaatattCTAATTTTGAGTAATGATTTTGGATTTTGTATCGAAAAATCTTACGAGCTCCGCCCAAGATGAAGACACAGATTCTCTATTGCTTCAGTTATGCACTTAAAACTGAGTGAAAAATGTTTTCGAAAAATATGTTGACTAAAAAATGATTTTTGAGTTTTCAGTTGCTGGTGGTTTATCTAACTTGTAAGACAACAATGATGGTTTCGAAGTTATTTCTAGGGCGGGACTATTATGGATTGTCTGCAATGACACATACCACTACAGTTTTAAAGTATGAGGCCACCAGCGATGATGTTGGAATTGTATTGGCGGATTGTTATGGTTGTGGTTTCTCCCATGATCGTTGTTTTGTTTGACTTGATCCCATACCTCGCCCTGCTCCCAACCATTTCACCATTGCGTGGGTTCCCGCCTAATCATGAATCGGTGGTTTATAAGAATTCGTGATCGCTCTCTCATGGCAAGCACCGGTCCCGATCTCTGACCGGTGGCCCCAAGAGGCCGAGGACACCGGATCTCGGATCGCCCCCCATTGTGGCCCTAGCGGAGGTTGCAGTCGTTACCGGCGAGGAGGACGAGGACGTGCTCCTTGATCTGTAAGTCGATCTTGATCCTCGTCGATGACGGTGTTCCTATCGATTTCTTGTGGGTTCCTTTGTCTGCTTCTGTTGCCGTCgtggctgatgatgatgatgctcctCCGCTTGAAATGCGTAGATGTACCGATTTGATAAATAGGGTAATCAGTGGAAGGGGAGGGGGACCGGGGACGTGAAGTTCCCGGAAGCACAGGGTGACGCGGCCGGCAGTCCAAGACCCTCAAGATCACGCCAACAACCATCTTGGTTCAACGCTCATTCCTTTTGTTGATTTTAAGCTCTGTTCTTGCTGCTTGTTTAGATTTTGTTGAGCTTTCGATTTGTCCTCATTTCCCCCCATTTCTTTTCGACTTCGTTTCGCATGCAGTTTGTGCCAACGATTAAGATCCAGGAGCATGCCGGCAACGATAAGTCCTACTACCTGTGGCATGGAGCAGTGATGGCGAATCGATGTTCTGCATCATCCGCTTCGACTCTGTCGAAGGTGAGCATCTCGTTCATTCTTTGCTAGCATAAATTTCTTATCTGGCACGAACTATTGATTCTTCGAGTGCCCCATCTTCTTCGAGTTCACGGCATTACCACAAGGCGTATACATCTAGCGTCTCTTTTTGTTAGTTTATGTTTATTACTTGATTTGTGTAGTATGATTCTCCGCATCtttttgagtcaccttagttattGTCCAGCCATCAAAGAATTTCCAAGTACTAGCATTCTAAGGTTATACCTTTGCCGACTGTTTATGGCTACATGCCTTATATTCGAGGTGATTGTGGGTCCGATATGGGACGCACCTTTGCTCCCAATGAGAAGCAAAGGTAGGTCAGAAAGGTAAGCTGGGAAACAGATTGAAAAATTATTATTCATAGTTAAGGTGATACTATGATGATTGAATTCTTATGGTGGTTGGTGGCTGGGGACTAGAGATGGATGGCATGTGGTGAGCGATAAGATAGGAGACGATGTGATTGGTAAAACAATTAGCTGCCCGCCCATGTGAAGACCAGTCGTGAGTTGGAACGATAGCAAGATCATGGGTGTGTTTAAGAAGGtgattgatttgatttgatttgtttATTTCGGTGGCCTGCCTTGATGTTCTTGTCCTGCTTTTGAGAACTCGGGAAATCGACTATTCTGACTCTCCTCCGAATGTGTTAGTTAATTCTCGACATACACGAGATTGTTCGTTTCCGAATTTTCTGTGTGTTGGAGATGGAAAGAAAATGTGAAAAATAGCCACAaacagatggatggatggatggataaaGTCTCTGTGGCTGCGTCTCTGTCCATCTTTATCTTGTGATTGTTGGACTTGTTGGATTTATGAGCCAATTATCATAGGTCAGTTTGGTGGAGTCGGCCACAGGAATCGCCGACCACCGGTTTGGGTGGGTCGCAATAAATGGAGGAGGTCTCAAAGTATCATCAACCGACCGACCTTATGATCTATGGGACAACCTCGAGGATAGCTTGTCAAATCTGATGATGGTGGTCCTCATCGTATCACCACCATGTCACACGATCTGAAGATTACGTTCCCGCAACTACAACAGTAATTTtttaggcaaaaaaaaaaaacagaaaattaCTGTGAATCAACAACAATCACTATCACTGGAATCGATCCATATGGAGTTTTTTCTAGGATCAATCTCTGTTCGGATACGATGTTGCCGGTGAATCCGAGAAGAATCTTGTTTTGGGATTATTGGTGATCGTTCCTTTTTCTGACCGATGTGCTTAACATGGAACAAAGTTTGAAACTGTAGTCATAGGCTTCTCCCGACTGTGTTTGCGACAATTTTGTCTCTGTTTCCACTGTGTTGGAACTcacacgcatatatatatatatatatatatatatacatattctttCGTCACGGGACAACAGGAGCAACAGATACTTACTGCAGTCCCGAACAAGGGACGGTCTGAGAAACACAGTAAGTTGTGTGGGGGAACCTTAGTACAGTCTGAAAACAATGGCTATGACGGATGCCTTTCCAATCATGCCTGTAGTTTGCACCATCCCTTCTTCACGTCGTATAATGCCAAAGGAGATGTCCTTtccctccttccttccttccttcgtgTGCTCTTTGCTCTTTGGGAATAGAGATATTCATAGAATACGACTCTGGTGGTTTGCAGTCCGGTGGTGATTTTTAATAACCCAATCCGAGTCGGAACCAGTGCAGCTCTCggacaaaaaggagaaaaagtaaaTGAGGAGGTGGAGTACTCAAATGCTACATCAATGCGCTTGGGTGAAACTGGGGATGGTTGTTGACTTGGGGCTTaccgatggctgaatgcttcgcttCTTCCTCTTGGTCTGAGGAGGGCAGAGAAGACAGCTCCTGCTCTTCTCTCATGGCCCCTCTGCGGCTGCTTCCAGGGCAGGCCAAACCGGCGTCGGAGGCCAGGGACTCGGCGGCTTTGAGGATCCATAGCGAGGCCGAGAGGAGGCGTAGGGAGAGGATTAACGCTCATCTTTCCACCCTACGGCGTATGATTCCCAATTCTACCAAGGTACGTTTATCCTTCACCTGTGTGGATGTTATTTTAGCAAGGTACAAATGATTCATAAAGCAGGAAATTAAACTTGTCGATGAAAGATGACATAGTGATGGTAGTCATCGACTATCATCCGGTaacagtcttcttcttcttttatttgtgTGGATAAAATATATGTTCTCTTCGTTTATTTTTGCTTGTCGAGTACATCAACCTTATCTATTTGTCACTTTCTTAATTTTTAACATATGCAAGCTTGTTTGGTTGCCTTTTTCCGCTATAAAACGCACATCGTGGGGTTGTGATCAGTAATTAAACCAGGACAAATGGACAACCATCTTCCTTATCTCTTCGGACAGCGGTCCTGTTGTGTCTTCAGCGTTCGGAAGCTTTTGGCTCATTTTTCAGCTGCAGCAATGCCCCCAAACTCTTGTCTGCTATACTCGTTTGTCCTAATCCGGTCTCATCCGCCTGCAGATGGACAAGGCGTCGTTGCTGGGCAGGGTGGTGGATCATCTGAGGGATCTGAAGAGAAGGGCGCTCGACGTCGACGGAACCATCGCAATCCCCGCTGAAGTGAATGAAGTCGACGTGGAATTCGATGCAGGGCATCAGCATGCTTTccctgaggaggaggagggagacgaCGACGATAAGCTGTACATAAAAGCTTCAGTTTGCTGCGACGATCGGCCGGACTTGTTGGAAGAACTGAGCGATGCGTTCCGCCGGTTGGGGCTTCGAGCTGTCAGAGCGGACATGATGACTTTGGGGGGACGATCGCGGAACGTCTTCGTCTTGTTCTTGAAGGATGGTGATAGAAGCGTGTGCTTGAGCTCCCTCAACAGGTCCATAAGAGAGACGTTGGGCAGGGTAGCTTCTTCGGGTGCGCCGCAGTCCAACGTGTTCGTGAGCAGGAGACGCAAAGCCATGCGATCGCATTAGGGTATTCTATGTAGGACATGCATTTATCGTGTACTTTGATGGCGCCATTCTTGTTATGTTGACTGATCCCATTTAGTTAATGGTTGGACGCAATATGTTGTTTACGCAAAGTATGTAAGTTTTATGTATTCTTAATTTTGGGTTTTCTTTGGACGATTGACATTGGTAGTTATTAGAAATAAAAAAGTTTTAATATGAAAATACCAAATAACAAAAACAAATCGTGGCTGTAGTTTAGTGGTTAGAATTCCACGTTGTGGCCGTGGAGACCTGGGCTCGAATCCCAGCAGCCACAGGATTAACttcctttttttactttttaatcattCACTTCAGCCGCGTGGAAGGAAGCAAACAACATGACACTATCCGATCGAATGTTTAAATCCAAAATCTTATTAAATGTGTTTTATTTAGCATTTACTTTAGcctgaaagaaaattttaataataattaagaGTTATAAATATTCCAAACTCATATGTGTGGAGCGAATCATTCGGAATTAGTGTGGATTGCATCGATTTGATCACGAGGTTTCATGCTTACAAATCGtaaattttattttgatgatcGAGGGGGGTTCGTTCAACTACACCTTTGATCTACGTTATCCGGGCTCACTCTTTGGTGCATTCTGTTAACTCTCTTATCGTGTTATGTTACTAGTTTTGAACAGGTTTTTGTCACGTATAACCCAATACAATGTTTGTAAGATCCGATCCCCTATACAATCCTCCTCTCAATCTCTGGATATCGGATCTCTGTAATTAAGTTCGGATGAAGCCATTGACATGTACGGCAAACATAAATACGATACGGCAAGGAAACTGGCATCTTCTCATCATATCTACGCGACATCCGACATAAAAAGACGAAAAGAATACGCATATAATCTCATTTCTACGTGACATGCATGGCATGGAAGATGAAACCAACCATATGAACCATGAGTGGCCCGACGATATGAACCACGGGACTGCTTTGCTCTCGGTGTCTCGAACAAACGCAAGGCAGCTCGAAATAGCCACCGCCCGAGCCTCAATTCTAGCAAACCATCAACGCCGAAAACCCTCATCGTCTCTCCCTCAGGCCACAACCTCCTGCTCCGCGGCCTGCGATGATTCACCGAGGGACGCCCTGCACAGCGGGCAGCTCGTCTGAGCCCGTAACCACTCGTCGATGCACTCCACATGGAACCCGTGGCCGCAGCTTGGCAACACCTTCATCTTATCCCCCTCCATCACGCTACTCAGGCATATCGAGCACTGCGCCTCCTCGCTGGTCCCCGATGCTCGGTGCAGGTGCACCGGGAAGCTACCGATGATCTGCGGTTCGAGGCCGGCTGCCGGCGCCATGCTCACCGAGCCTGTTTCCGCCGTCCTGCGGCTGTGGCGATACGCCCACCTCACGAGCAGGCACAGAAGTGTGGACGACAGGAGAACGGAGACGGAGATGAGGAGGATGAGGTTAAGGAGGGCGCCGCCGTGGACGTGGAAGTTCTTGTCGTCGAGATCGTCGTAGTGCCAACGGAAGGCTTGAGCCTGCTGGGCTGCCATGCAGGCAGGCGGGTGATGGTGGTGGATACGGATTGTGGTTTCAGCTTAACGAGGGTGAGAGGTGCGATGGAGTTTTGGCCCGTACCACATGAGCTCATCATCTCCtcacctatctctctctctctctctctctctcctcatcaTCTCCTCACCGCCGGGTTAGGTGTCCAAACGGTCGGCCACGCCATCTTGACTCGACCCCAAATGGACTAAGCACATGGGAAGTGTTGACATGATGGTGGGCGTTCGGGTTACGCGTGCCTCAGACCTGTCGTTGAGATCGCATATATAGGTTGTGTTCTTCGATCACGAGTAGGCATATATGATGAGTTATGGTCGTCATATAAGACTCTTAATGTATGAGTGGCACTAATCAgatagatcatgattttaattagACCATCAATTCATTTGTGTACCTCATCTGATCTACCGTTTGTAATTTGATGAGTTTTATAAAGCCTTAAACCGCTACAAAACAACAAAATTCGTATCGCAAAGTTGTTGGTCCAATTCGAAAGCCTGCGGTGTCTATCTATCATACAAAGCGGAGTAGAATGCAAGATTAAGCCAACCCCACCTACACTTGGGTCTTTACATGAACTCGAGCATCACCCGCCCCGAAGGCCTGAAGCACTCGCTATATAAAGAGGTTCCGCTCCCCAAAAATTCCAACTCCCCCCCCTCTCCCACGAAAAGAAAAAGAGGGTTAACTATGGCGGACAACTTCCAGAAGCAGCCCCTCTCCCACGACGTCGAGAGCCACCATTGCGGCGACCCTCCCCGCCTTCCGTGCTCCTGATCGTTCCCATCCGATCTCTTGCGTTATTTCGGTGGATGAAGGAATCGATTTCCCCTTCGTATTTTGAGTTCGATTGCCGCTACCGCGACGATTCCGATCTGTACTGAATTGGTAAAGCAAATGTTCGGCAGATGATGCTTTGAAGTTTTTTAGTCCTTTTGTTTCTTCATCTTCCTTCGCTTCTTGCGATCCATCCAGCTGATGCTGATGGAATCCAAAATAGAACTTCGATTTATGGCCTACTTATTTCTAGGGTACTCGTTAGATGGATTTCATGGGCGAAACTAAGGCGATGGGGAAGAATGGTATCGGCCTATGCGTCGTGCTTCGAGAAGCAGAAAAAAGTTCGATGAAACCGAAGCCGAGAGTATTACGATCGTGGGGATTCACAAGTAAGTTTCGTATTTCCTTTTTAATTTTCGCTGGTTTTGTGATCTGCTGCATGCTTCGGTTAGCAATTCAATTTTATGCATCTTGTTATTCGCCTTCTCTTTGATCTGCGGGCACCATCTCCACTAGTCGCTCTAGTGAACAGACATAAAAGGCAGAGAGAGGCGAGTTCCAACTTACACGCTTGATTTCAAACGGTTGTTATTTTGACACATACGACACGCCTAAAACCCCAATTATAGCACGGTCCCTCCATCGTGGTCTGCAAGGGTAACAAGTTACAAAAGGTTCAAACTAGATGGCGGAGTGTGCCAGAACGCGGCACAATTCCCATGCCATATGATGAGTGGGTCCTGAAGGCAAAAAGCGTCTGAAATGAGGAGGCCCCTCCATCGTCACCAATCCGGTCGTCGGACTGGCTCGACCCGCGAGACAAATAAATCAAAAAGAGAGCAACGGGGCCAAGCTCCCAAGAATAGGAAGCACGAGCCTCCACCCACCATGCATGGTTCGTCATTGTCACCATGACATACCCATGTGGCCACGAGAGTTGAGGCCCATCTTTGCGGCGTTAACCACTAATAACGATGGACAGCGACTCCACTGCAGCGGTTGAGACTTTCTCACGGAACCcccccaagagagagagaga belongs to Musa acuminata AAA Group cultivar baxijiao chromosome BXJ3-5, Cavendish_Baxijiao_AAA, whole genome shotgun sequence and includes:
- the LOC103986077 gene encoding ERBB-3 BINDING PROTEIN 1, which translates into the protein MSDDEAREEKELDLTSPDVVTKYKSAAEIVNKALQLVTSKCKPKAKIVDLCEQGDAFIREQAGNIYKNVKRKIERGVAFPTCISVNNTVCHFSPLASDDAVLEENDIVKIDMGCHIDGFIAVVGHTHVIQEGPVTGRAADVIAAANTAAEVALRLVRPGKKNKDVTEAIQKVAAAYDCKIVEGVLSHQLKQFVIDGNKVIISVTNPETRVDEFEFEENEVYAIDVVTSTGEGKPKLLDEKQTTIYKRAVDKNYHLKMKSSRFIFSEISQKFPIMPFSARALEEKRARLGLVECVNHDLLQPYPVLHEKPGDLVAHIKFTVLLMPNGSDRITSHPLQQLLPSKMIDDNAEIKAWMALGTKTKKKGGGKKKKGKKGDTQDDAVESEPKDSASNSTAA
- the LOC135638252 gene encoding transcription factor bHLH30-like isoform X2, with the protein product MANRCSASSASTLSKMDKASLLGRVVDHLRDLKRRALDVDGTIAIPAEVNEVDVEFDAGHQHAFPEEEEGDDDDKLYIKASVCCDDRPDLLEELSDAFRRLGLRAVRADMMTLGGRSRNVFVLFLKDGDRSVCLSSLNRSIRETLGRVASSGAPQSNVFVSRRRKAMRSH
- the LOC135638252 gene encoding transcription factor bHLH30-like isoform X1, yielding MAECFASSSWSEEGREDSSCSSLMAPLRLLPGQAKPASEARDSAALRIHSEAERRRRERINAHLSTLRRMIPNSTKMDKASLLGRVVDHLRDLKRRALDVDGTIAIPAEVNEVDVEFDAGHQHAFPEEEEGDDDDKLYIKASVCCDDRPDLLEELSDAFRRLGLRAVRADMMTLGGRSRNVFVLFLKDGDRSVCLSSLNRSIRETLGRVASSGAPQSNVFVSRRRKAMRSH
- the LOC103986458 gene encoding RING-H2 finger protein ATL66-like, whose amino-acid sequence is MAAQQAQAFRWHYDDLDDKNFHVHGGALLNLILLISVSVLLSSTLLCLLVRWAYRHSRRTAETGSVSMAPAAGLEPQIIGSFPVHLHRASGTSEEAQCSICLSSVMEGDKMKVLPSCGHGFHVECIDEWLRAQTSCPLCRASLGESSQAAEQEVVA